In Lolium rigidum isolate FL_2022 chromosome 7, APGP_CSIRO_Lrig_0.1, whole genome shotgun sequence, the DNA window TATCATGGTACAAAGTCACTCTTCTCAAAAAATTAAAACTGGGCAGCAGTTTCAGTCAAGCTACCAATCTTTGATTATGTTTGTGGGCAAGTGCACAGTTTTCAAATATACCAATTACTAATGGGTTCAAAAACATAAATGTATCATGTGCACACATGTTAATTTCAGTCAGATTATATGCAATGTACGTACTGTTttctatacaaaaaaaaaatcatcgatGAAATTTTGGCTGCATGATGATGTCCGCTAAGTGGGATATGGACAACATGCCGACTAGAataataaaaaacacaaaaagcaAAAATTATAGGAATGAACACATACCACTGCTGCCTTGATGTCATCCTTGTTCTGGAAATCCGTAACTAAAGTTTGCCTTGCAGCTACAGGTGTTTGACCATCGATTCTTATAcaattgactttctttttctGAAACATGGTAGTGCTTAGGTATATAGAAGCCCATGGTATCATCATAAATAAGTCAAATCAAAACACGCTCTTAGGCGCTTACCAAGAGGTGTTGGTGAATAGCATCAATCATGGGTTGATGATGTGCAAATATTAAGAATTTGCAATCTGCCTGAAAAATATAGCCAATAGTTAACAATGATAGGATGTTAATTGCACGAAATAATAATAGACCAATGGAGCATTATTCAAAATGCAGAATACAGAGGACATTCAAATCCAGTTAACAGAAGGCACATTCCTGACTGGGTTCTCAAAGAAAAATGAAACAGAGAGGTTTCAAAAATCAATCGAGAAGGCAACATATGGATACTTTCATACAGATGCAAGCATGTAACAATGTGATCCCATCAATGAACATGAAACACAACCAGAGTTATTTGGATCACGCATGGTTGATTGTTCAGTAAAAATTGGTTGAAATCAGTGGAGGTGTCAACTTCAGCTAGGCAAGCTATAATCCTCAACTGGCaatcctgaaactggcagcaACTAGCCAGTTCCTGACAGTTCTCATGTCTGATCCATAGTAGTAGAATAAGAGGAAAATTTATAAACAGCTCATGCAATTACCTCAATTATAGTGCCCAGGTAATCTAGCACTGCTGGAATTTTGGCCGCAGCTGAGTCATTGTAGATCTGCAGTTAGACATGACATATGAGTACTGCCATtaacaataaaataattttcAGAGAGTGCAAACACAAGCTTGTGGTGGTACATAATATAACAGGAATCGTGCCAATTTATTTGTTCTATTAAAACATGTAACTCCATAGTTTTATCAGCAATTCCTTATGTCAAGAATgtataagactgctcatagtgggggtaacataggtggtaacatcacacatctcaaatcattttggtgacatggcataccaataaatgaagaaagagagtgaggtggtaactagctatgttaccataacatcacatatttcaaagcaatatgagtctacaacataattaatgacACATTGCATGACACCAtatctaagttactacccactatggaggtagtaacttagactagtaacatgacatatgttactagtctaagttactctccactatgagcagcctaaggaGCATTGGATATAATGACATAAGATGAGAAGGAAAGGAAATATACTCCAAGCATGAAGGCGCACTGTCATACATATTAAGATTACCTTGTTGATAatatttttttgagaaaatttGAGAGACTCCATCGTCTCCTGGGAATCACAAGACTTCATATTGATCTTCACAGTCTCCAACTACAAAAAGACAAACCACATCACAACCTATAGTGCACAAGAGTATAACCTTCATTGTAGAACTGCTCTCACAAATTGGCAATCAAACAAAGGACAAATGAATACATATTGTCCTTTTCTGTATTAACAAAAAGAAAGTTAACCATTTCAAACTCACCTATAGGTACCCCGCAAAAAATGTCGCCTATATGGTACAAAACGGAAAGAAGAGTACACCCATAATTACTTTGTTAACTAACCTTGAGAAGAACTAATATAGTAATACAGTGCTAGCTTTGAGAATTTGTGGTGTATATGAATAAAATAGCTCACTGGATGATCAAGGAATTAGGGAGGTTAAGCCATCTAAGCACGCCATGTTAAAAGGTCTTCATTAACCAATTATGAACAATCAAACATTGAGCTACCAAGAACTGATTCCAAAGTTCTCATCCACTATGAGGTATAGTTTGCAGAAGAAAAGACAgaaacacaaccaaaaaaaaaatagtgtacCTCACGGAAAAGGGCACGGATCGGTTTTATCTCTTTCTCACTCAAATCCATAAAGACCTGGACAGATTCAGAAGATACAAACATTAGGTGCAGAACCTTAAGAATCATAATAGCATGATAGGAAGTTAAAAGATTGGTCAGACAGGAAATAAACAAAAGGCCATCAGACCTAACTCATAGAGTTTTCTCGGATTATGTATAAGATACATGAGTAAAGAAAACTTTGATTTTGAGCGACAAAACAATAGTCGACACAAGGCCCAGAAAGAATCGGACAAGGACTCAGCCAAAAGGTCATGCTAGTGCCTAGTGGTCAAAAGATTTGTGGAACTGTTAGGAGAGTCCAGATTCTATACATGAAACTATTCAACTAAGTTGATACCCAAAGAGGATTACCTGTTGTCTACGTTTAACAGGCAACTCTGAAAGAACGTCTTTCTTCAACCTGCGGATCATGACAGTGGCTTTCATCAAGTTATGTAGCTCCTCGTGATTGCTAGCACCTTGATACACCCCAAAGAAACCCTGAGGAAGAATCACAGTAAATCAATCATAATTGGTGGCATAAAGTCAGGCAGCAAGTTAGTTAGGCTAGTACTTACACCTTGGCAATATCTACTGCCATATTCATTAACATTCTTGTACACATTAGGATACAATGCCTGGAGCTGCATGTGTACGAAAGTTAGTTTTTTCTCTACAACTAACTTCTGATTTTAAGTATGTCCAAACTAAATCTTGAGGATACGTACCTGAGTATACAACTCAATAGGGCGAGATAAAGCAGGAGTCCCACTTAGTAAAATAACATATTCAGCTTTCTGAAATTATAATGTCAATTTTGTTAATACTTCCATGTCAATTAGATTGAAAATATTACTTGACCCTGAAATCAGGCAAGGGACTGTTCCTTTACTAAGTTTATTATTGATGGAATCAAGCTTAAGAAAACATAATGCATCCCAAGGAACTAGTTAGATTAATTAGAAAACATTCTTTGGAGATTTTTTCCACCAGAACAAAAATTATGTTAAAGAAATAAGTATACCAAACTATAATTGATTGGGATAAAGTGATGCACAACAtcaaaatctactgaaccaaattaaCCCGTAATAAACATGTGCACAACAAATTTATAATCCAAAAATAGAGAACACTTTTTCTAGTAAGAAACATCGAACCTGCAGAACAGGAAGTGAAGCAATAGTTCTCTTTGCTTGTGAATTCTTCATGAAATGTGATTCGTCGGCTATAACTATCTGAATGAAAACCATTTGAAGTGAATAAAATGGAGTGTGACTAACAACATTCTCAATTCATTTCACTGTAGATAGAACACACGGTTATCACTAGTTTCTTCAGCACATGCAAAATGAGATAAAGATCAACACCAACAAATAAATGATAAAACTTACAATACAATGTAAAGGATATTCAATTATGTCCGAATTTATCAAATCATGGAGGTAAAATGAAACAGGTCAGTCTTTTTATTTGACTAAAATGAAATCCAGTTTCTTTAGTTGCCCATGAAAGAAATAACCAAACTAAACACATGGACAACAAAACAGAGCTGATCCCTTCCTTCTAAGGTTTATGTGGAACTCATTTGCCTCACTCCACGAAGTAAAACATCAACCCCAAAGTAGTTCTGATCCAATTAATTACATACATCTACTGATCTTGCCAAGATGACAGTGTTATTAAGATGCTAAATTTGCAGATGCCGAAAACCCGATAGTCCTATCCAGTGGTAAAATCAAGTTGACAAAAACTATAGTCAGCTAAGCTTCATGAAAGCAATCTTCAACCTACATGTACATCCCATGCCCCTCTACTAGTGCAAACACGTTTGAAGCATAGGAGGAACACATTACAACAACATCAAAGTCTTTTTTCCATGCAAGTTGGGGTAGGGAGGAGGAACACACTATGTCAAACTTTAAATCACACACAGCCCATGATTGTAAATGAAGTAAGGGATTAAATGAATCTATACCTTGAAATCCAAGTCCAGGAGTGTGCTTTGTATCTTGGGAACTACATCATAAGATATCACGTTGAACGCCCCATCCAAGCAAAAATCGCCTTTGGTGTTTGAGTACACCAATCTGAATCCTGCCTTGTTTGATCCTCCAGTTTGTGGTAATACCACCTGAAAATACATTATCCTATTCATCACTCGCAGTATTACACATGGATAAGATGAAATACATAatagatatatttgacatggtatcCGAGCAGTGAAGTCTTGGGTACAACTCCTGGCTTTCAAAATTTAttgaaaattgttgttgcccctctGTGTCCACATATAGGCCTCTTATGTCATAGGTGAGATTGTTCTTTTTCTATTCACGTGTTGACTTCCCCATgtccacgtgagagggggtgtcatAGTGtatgtagattgcctagccctttccatcagttcggacttttggttgtgttAACTAGTGCATGAAACTTGACAAGTTCAAGATCCAGCTAGTGCAGTTTAAATAAAAAATATTGTAACCCACGATTTGGTCCATGTTTAAGCCCGAGGGAGAAACACGTGAGGGGGGAGTATTGAAGTACAAGTGCATTGCCCACCTTAAACCATTAGTTTGAGTGTTTCAGATGAACTGGTTGGTCTGTGAAACTTAATGTGTACCACCTATGAAGCACTCATACAGTACATGATTCCCCAAGTATCCCATTTTTTCtgctttgaaaaaaaaaacaaatgctGATAAGTGTGTGATATGGGAAGGATACGTAGGGGACACAAGGCGAGGCAAGCAGGCAGCCCAGCAAGGCCCAAGCTCGATACTAACCCTAGACATGGGAGCAGTAGACCCAGGCACCACAGTCTCTCCACGGGGACACAATGCTATAGTCCAGGCTCCAGCAACCATGCCACTGCCATCCATACTCACCGGTCACTGCTTCTGCCACCTGTACTTACTGGTCGCCACCATCGCCATCTTCCTCCACGCGCTGCTGCCTCCGGGATTCCTTCCACATGCCGTCGCCGACAAgatcccctccaccttctccctccaTGCTGGCAGACACCTTCGTCCTTAAACCCAGGCAGCATGTACCTCCGGCTCTCTCTTCCCTTCTCTGTTTTTCTTCGTGTTTTGTTCTCATTTTTCTTTGTTTGCTTGGCTGGCTAATAATCCACAATAGTAGCTAGGAGCTCTGCCTTTTTTAATCTAGTAGCCCTCCTTTAGTATGTGTTTAATCTTTTATGTGTAGCTTGCCGCTCATCTTTAGAAGGTGGGTGGCTTGCCACTGAATAGAGAGACATAGAAGCAGAGAGTGATGCCTCTGAGTGGGCCCACTGGATAGACTTAATTTAGGATCAAGCATCGATGAAAAGGCGGTTGGGAGACAACAAATGGGCAATACTTTGATCTCACATCTTAAAAATATACTTCTGTGCTGATTACATGCTGTATTTTTCAATAAAATTCCCATAAGGCTGTTTCTGGCAAATATTTGTATCCCATGTCCCCGTGTTCATATCCCAGTATCAGTGCTTCTTATTGTACCACCATATGTCCTACCAGAATTTGCAGAGATTGTAAAATATTAGACTACACATCGAAGGTACTATGATGTACAACCCAGCTGCCCAGGTCAAGTCTCGGCGGACATTATTCTTTCAAAATAAAGTCGCTGTAGGGCCTCCCCTACGACATTCCTATAAAAAAAATCATCCTCGATCCTTGTAACCAATACTTTGAAAgagatcttttccaaatttctatATCTGATTCTACAGCCTACAGATATTCTCTGAATGTCATAGAACTACTACAAAAGTACATTATATTTCTAGCAAAGTGAAGTATAAAGAGTTTCTATGGTCAAGGAAATGGATAAGACAAAAAAGTTCTGTTCAGTTAGGAAATAAATATGCAAGAAAACATGTTTGGGGTGTAAGaatcccaagaatttcatacaAATGAAGGGTGGCTGATTACTGATTATGATTATGGTTGAAGATGATAAGGGAAAACAGGAGGGCCTAAACTGTCCAGCATagcaaaacaaaacaacaaaTTGCAAGCTTATGTATCTGACAAGATAAATCAAATCAATATAATGGGAGGCTAACATGCAAGCTGTGCAGCTTAATATCACATCCGGTAGAAATTAAGGAACAGATTTGCTTAAGAATTTGACAGAAATACAGCTCACAATTATTAGATCTGGGATGGGATATTTGTAACAACTACAGAAAACTAGTGAAAACAATATAATACTCTTCCTgcccaaaatataaggcatatTAGCTTTGTCTTAAGTTAAACTCCTAGGAGGATGTAAACAAActcctatcttttcaatgaaatgaaacgcaaaggtcctttgcgttttctcgaaaaaacttacttaagtttgaccaagtttataaataaaaaaatcaacatctacaataccaaatcaatatcagTAGATGCATCGTGGAATATGTTTTAGTGTATTTATTTGGTATTGAAGATGTTTGAATTTTTTTCTACAAATGTAACAAGTTTGACTCTTTGCCTTATATTTGGAAGGGGGTACAAGTAATTCATGTAGATATATGATACTCTGAGCAGTTCACACTAAACAAGACAATTAATCCAAAGTAAAACAGCATTCATACTCGCTTTTTACATTAAGAAAACAAAGAGGATGTACCAAGATATCTTCTGTAGGGATGTTAAGCCAATGCTGAATCATCTGTTAGAATCGCAAAGTACCAAGTTCAGATCACACTTATGCACAAAAGAAACTATGGTTGAAATTAGAAGTTCTAAGAAGTAGGAACTGCTCACGGTAGCCCAATGCAATCGCAAGGAAGATGGGGAGATTACAAGAACTGGCCCGGCTTCATGAAGGCAAGAAGCAACAGCGATTGCCTGCATCGAGAAAATTATGTGCAAAAAGAATGCCTGAAAGCGTCACTACACAATAATTCTTATTAAACTAAAAATCTCTCATTTTTATTGATGTCTCACGAGACAGTAACATAAACTAATGACACAACGTAACTGTTGTTCCAGATTAAATATTGATGAGTGTTAAACAGTCTGAGTTCTAAAGTTAAAGTACTCAAGCTTTTATTGATTGATATTCTCTCAAGCTGCTCTTAGTAGGGACTATTGGCTAGTCCACCTGGAGTGAGAATTGGTACTGATCAACGTAACCAGTCTCATGCACATAACGTAACCACTAGTACCATGTCCTGATAGAAGAGAGCCCCAAATGTCGCATGATGAATCAACTTCAAGTTCAGTCTAATGTAGAAAGACTAAAATGCATGACAAAGTGATGAATGATCATGATCCAGAGATAATGTACGTACCTGTAATGTCTTCCCAAGACCCATTTCATCTGCTATCAGCACTCTGCCCCCATGCTGTAAAGCAAACCTACAATAAGAAAGACGGAGTAGAAATCTTAAATATGGTAAATAAGTAACACATTCTAAGTGCAAATATATACAGACCATGAAGTTACTATGGCTACATTAGACTTGTTCAGCTTCAGTGCCCAGAAGTATATGCATTATGCATAGGCTCCTAGTCCAGGGGTATTTGGTACTATGCATGCTCCGTTTAACAGGCTTCAGCATTACATGACACAATACAACACGAGATATTTCCTACTGTTCTGCCCATAAGTAAAAAATATATTCAATGAATGTTGGATCACAATAATACCTAACTCCTTCACGTTGAAATGGCATAAGCTTCG includes these proteins:
- the LOC124673535 gene encoding SWI/SNF-related matrix-associated actin-dependent regulator of chromatin subfamily A-like protein 1, whose protein sequence is MASRGGAGACAGGWDSLDDDDWGLTEEQFDKLEQDAYRVLAERKASSSAASTAPIASPLPHRAPVSPAATASSPVRNDHPASRISLESRFGKVEPLSPSRLSQSTAVNNSQGSSSKISVHLFLHSSGMIAAKFPYNQKLVDAFRKIPRASWSGKERVWMFPPTSLSTAEEVLREVPGLAVEVQRLDPLVQRAFAAALAAKDLRGLYDRIPTDVESKLMPFQREGVRFALQHGGRVLIADEMGLGKTLQAIAVASCLHEAGPVLVISPSSLRLHWATMIQHWLNIPTEDILVVLPQTGGSNKAGFRLVYSNTKGDFCLDGAFNVISYDVVPKIQSTLLDLDFKIVIADESHFMKNSQAKRTIASLPVLQKAEYVILLSGTPALSRPIELYTQLQALYPNVYKNVNEYGSRYCQGGFFGVYQGASNHEELHNLMKATVMIRRLKKDVLSELPVKRRQQVFMDLSEKEIKPIRALFRELETVKINMKSCDSQETMESLKFSQKNIINKIYNDSAAAKIPAVLDYLGTIIEADCKFLIFAHHQPMIDAIHQHLLKKKVNCIRIDGQTPVAARQTLVTDFQNKDDIKAAVLSIKAGGVGLTLTAASTVIFAELSWTPGDIIQAEDRAHRIGQVSSVNIYYLLANETVDDIIWDVVQGKLENLGQMLDGEEKTLAVSQSETRPSPSKQKTLDSYLKRCSTSIETQPSPKSRRF